One window of the Zea mays cultivar B73 chromosome 3, Zm-B73-REFERENCE-NAM-5.0, whole genome shotgun sequence genome contains the following:
- the LOC100277754 gene encoding uncharacterized protein LOC100277754, with the protein MYAAPTAATTMPPAVTHDDLSLRKAQERRATRSSGQVAVSLVALSVLCGLVAFILCLAAEGSRSEVSHYLMSVGGSKDQLDVCVYNSSGRLALAYAVGAFILLAVAMFAEHAYMLVAVAAPESASAGMAVAQDHPRVASTAAALTWQTGCLFFLTWICFGLAEVMLMIGIAVESGHMSDWRKPRPVCHRVRPGMFAAAGILGLITVVVGFVVYITAVQAQRLRGQQYQHGGGHFVGYGAPHPGAQHQHQHLRPPVPHPHGPHPHPVPSAPGAPEITAAPCQVQPSCASFITKEAFDV; encoded by the exons ATGTACGCGGCGCCGACGGCAGCAACGACGATGCCGCCAGCCGTGACCCACGACGACCTGTCCCTGCGCAAGGCGCAGGAGCGGCGCGCCACGCGGTCCAGCGGCCAGGTCGCCGTGTCCCTCGTCGCGCTCTCCGTGCTCTGCGGCCTCGTTGCCTTCATCCTCTGCCTCGCCGCCGAGGGGTCGCGCTCAGAG GTGTCGCACTACCTCATGAGCGTGGGCGGTAGCAAGGACCAGCTGGACGTGTGCGTCTACAACAGCAGCGGCCGCCTCGCGCTCGCGTACGCCGTCGGCGCCTTCATCCTCCTCGCCGTCGCCATGTTCGCCGAGCACGCCTACATGCTGGTCGCCGTCGCCGCCCCGGAGTCCGCCTCCGCCGGCATGGCCGTCGCCCAGGACCACCCGCGCGTCGCGTCCACCGCCGCCGCGCTCACCTGGCAGACGGGCTGCCTCTTCTTCCTCACGTG GATTTGCTTCGGGCTTGCCGAGGTGATGCTCATGATCGGCATCGCCGTGGAGTCCGGCCACATGAGCGACTGGCGGAAGCCGCGGCCCGTGTGCCACCGGGTGCGCCCGGGGATGTTCGCGGCAGCGGGGATCCTGGGGCTCATCACCGTCGTGGTCGGCTTCGTGGTCTACATCACAGCTGTGCAGGCACAGCGGCTGAGGGGACAGCAGTACCAGCACGGCGGCGGTCACTTCGTCGGCtacggcgctccccatccgggcgcccagcaccagcaccagcacctgCGCCCGCCAGTGCCGCACCCACACGGGCCACACCCTCATCCGGTGCCGTCCGCGCCAGGAGCGCCGGAGATAACAGCGGCGCCGTGCCAAGTGCAACCCAGCTGTGCGTCTTTCATCACCAAGGAGGCCTTCGACGTGTGA
- the LOC103649953 gene encoding importin subunit alpha-1a: MSLRPSERVEVRRNRYKVAVDAEEGRRRREDNMVEIRKSRREESLLKRRREGLQAQVPAPPSGVEKKLESLPAMVSGVYSDDNNLQLEATTQFRKLLSIERSPPIEEVIKSGVVPRFVQLLTREDLPQLQFEAAWALTNIASGTSENTKVVIDHGAVPIFVKLLGSGSDDVREQAVWALGNVAGDSPKCRDLVLANGALMPLLAQLNEHAKLSMLRNATWTLSNFCRGKPQPSFDQTKPALPALARLIHSNDEEVLTDACWALSYLSDGTNDKIQAVIEAGVCPRLVELLLHPSPSVLIPALRTVGNIVTGDDQQTQCIIDHQALPRLLNLLTQNHKKSIKKEACWTISNITAGNKDQIQAVISAGIIAPLLQLLQGAEFDIKKEAAWAISNATSGGSHEQIKYLVSEGCIVPLCDLLVCPDPRIVTVCLEGLENILKVGEHDKTMGATGDINVFAQMIDDAEGLEKIENLQSHDNNEIYEKAVKLLETYWMEEEDDAMATAGEAAPAVFDFSQGGNPPGGGLNLN; the protein is encoded by the exons ATGTCGCTGCGCCCGAGCGAGCGGGTCGAGGTGCGGCGGAACCGCTACAAGGTGGCGGTTGACGCggaggaggggcggcggcggcgcgaggaCAATATGGTGGAGATCCGCAAGAGCCGCCGCGAGGAGAGCCTTCTCAAGAGGCGCCGCGAGGGGCTCCAGGCCCAGGTCCCTGCCCCTCCCTCGGGGGTCGAGAAGAAG CTTGAAAGCCTCCCAGCTATGGTCAGTGGGGTTTATTCGGATGACAATAACCTTCAGCTTGAGGCCACCACACAGTTTCGCAAGTTGCTATCTATAG AGAGGAGCCCTCCCATTGAAGAAGTTATCAAATCAGGTGTAGTTCCAAGATTTGTGCAGTTGCTCACAAGAGAGGATTTGCCCCAGCTGCAG TTCGAAGCAGCATGGGCTCTCACAAATATTGCTTCTGGCACTTCAGAAAATACAAAGGTTGTTATTGATCATGGGGCTGTTCCTATATTTGTGAAGCTTCTTGGGTCTGGTAGTGATGATGTTCGTGAGCAG GCTGTGTGGGCTTTGGGCAATGTTGCTGGCGATTCTCCGAAGTGTCGTGACCTTGTTCTCGCCAATGGTGCATTGATGCCTCTGCTAGCCCAGTTGAATGAGCATGCGAAGCTCTCCATGTTGAGGAATGCCACCTGGACTCTGTCCAACTTTTGCAGGGGAAAGCCACAGCCATCATTTGATCAG ACTAAGCCTGCTCTGCCAGCACTTGCACGACTTATCCATTCCAACGATGAGGAAGTTCTCACTGATGCTTGCTGGGCTTTGTCATACTTATCTGACGGCACTAATGATAAGATCCAAGCTGTAATTGAAGCTGGTGTTTGCCCCCGGCTTGTGGAGCTCCTTCT CCATCCATCACCGTCGGTGCTTATACCTGCTCTACGAACTGTTGGGAACATTGTAACTGGAGATGATCAGCAAACTCAG TGTATCATTGATCATCAAGCTCTTCCCCGCCTCCTGAATTTATTGACACAGAACCACAAGAAAAGCATTAAGAAAGAGGCATGCTGGACGATTTCAAATATTACTGCTGGAAACAAAGATCAGATACAG GCTGTCATAAGTGCTGGTATTATCGCTCCTTTGTTGCAACTGCTTCAAGGAGCAGAGTTTGATATCAAGAAGGAGGCTGCTTGGGCCATCTCAAACGCTACCTCTGGTGGTTCCCATGAGCAAATCAA GTACTTGGTGTCTGAGGGCTGCATCGTGCCGCTGTGCGACCTTCTTGTTTGCCCTGATCCGAGAATTGTAACAGTTTGTCTGGAGGGTCTTGAGAATATTCTTAAAGTAGGGGAGCACGACAAGACCATGGGCGCAACAGGTGACATTAATGTTTTCGCTCAGATGATTGACGACGCGGAAGGCCTGGAAAAAATCGAGAACCTACAGAGCCATGATAATAATGAAATCTATGAAAAGGCTGTGAAGCTTCTTGAGACTTACTGGATGGAGGAGGAAGATGATGCAATGGCTACTGCTGGGGAAGCTGCTCCTGCTGTTTTTGACTTTAGCCAAGGTGGCAACCCTCCTGGTGGTGGTTTGAACCTCAACTGA